GGGACCTGCAGTTAAACATTCCCCGAGATCGTAATGGAGAGTTTAAGCAACAGACCGTAGCACCGTATAAACGCTCGAATGACACGCTAGAATCCTTCGTCATTCACATGTTTCAAAAGGGCGTAACGATGACGGAGATTGCCGACCTAATCGAGAAAATGTATGGTCACCATTACACGCCACAAACCATATCTAACATGACAAAAGTAATGGTCGAACATGTCGACGCTTTTATGAAACGCCCACTTGAGAAGCGATATGTATGCGTCTATATCGATGCTACATATATCGCAGTTAAGCGTGAAACTGTATCTAAGGAAGCTGTCTATCTTGCCGTGGGAATTCGTGAGGATGGTTCTAAGGAAGTACTCGCGTACGCCATTGCACCAACCGAATCAGCGTACATCTGGAAAGAACTGCTCCATGACGTGAAACAGCGTGGTACTGAACAAATCCTTCTCTTTATCTCCGATGGACTCACAGGTATTGTGAATGCGATTCAGGAGATCTATCCGCAGGCAAAGTACCAAACATGCTGTGTTCATTTAGCTCGTAATATAGCCCATAAAGTTCGCGTCTCAGATCGAGCAGAGATCTGCGAAGACTTCAAATCCGTCTATCGATCCGATGATGAAGAAGCTGGTAAAGCAGCTCTAGCAACCTTTTGTGACAAGTGGAGGGCTGCTTATCCTAAGGTCGTTAAATCCCTACAAGAAAATCCCTACATCTTTACGTTTTATAGCTTTCCAAAGCCTATTTGGAGAAGCATTTATTCGACGAATTTAATCGAATCGTTTAACAAACAGATTAAGAAATACACAAATCGTAAAGAGCAATTCCCCAATGAAGAAGCACTTGAAAAGTTCTTGGTTTCACAGTTTGAAAGCTATAACCAACGCTTTGCTACACGTTGTCATATTGGTTTTGATCAAGCTCGCTCAGAACTGCTAGCTATGTTCTCGACCAAAGACTAATCCTAGTTCTTCAAGACAAGGTTATTTTTATTTACACATAAATCTTGACGCTCCCCAGCGATACTCACTTGTGAATCATAGAGGTATACTGTAATATAATAGGTATAAATACATAGATATAAAGACCTATGTGGTGGAGAGTGATATTCCATGCGCGACAAGGGGACAGAACGTTGGAGCACATATGAATCTTTTTTTGTGGCTCTAAGTGACAAGAAGGTAGCTGATATTGTTGTTACTAACCATGCTAGAACACGATATTTAGACCGGGTTGAGCATGGAGAGAAAGATAATAATGAGATTGCAGCATGGATGTGGGAATGTCTTAAGCAAGATCGAATAAAGCCTTATTATCGTAATGAGCAAGACGTGTATCTAATTGATGAGGATATCGTTGTAGTCGCTGAGTTTACAGAGCTTGAAAATGAACTGGATATTTATGGAAATATTCTTCACAAGATGATTATTGTTACCTTTTTAGGTAAAATGTCAGAAACGATGGAATTAAGGGATTTAAAGACGTACTATTCTTGGCTTAGACATTCCCGTAGGATGACACTTATTAAGAACGGCCGCAAACGAAAATAAAAGTAATGAAGACACGAGGATACTTCATGACCGATCATCATAAATAGTAGTCATTTTACACATGCAGCTTGTTTTATTGCATGTTTTTTTTGTTACCATGTTCCGTTACAATAGAGTCACGAAGAAGGGGGAGCTCACGATATGAATTTTCACCAGCTTCATATATTCCATACCGTTGCGGAGCGGGGAAGTTTCTCTTCAGCAGCTCAGATGCTACATATGTCACAGCCGGCAGTAACGATGCAAGTACAAGCGTTAGAAGAGTACTTTGGAACCAAATTATTAAACCGTTCAACCAAAAAAATTGAATTATCTGATGCCGGTAGAGCGCTATTACCTTATGCTAAGCGAAGTATAGAATTAGTACATGAAGCGGATGTGGCGATGTCTTCTTTTACTTTTATGTTACAGGGGAGATTACAGCTCGGGGCTAGTCTTACGATCGGTGAATATGTTCTACCGAGAATACTCGGACCTTTTGGTCAACAGTTTCCTCATATTAACATCATGATGAAAGTCATGAATACAACGCAAATTATAGAGGAAATTACGAAACATCAGTTGAATTTTGGCCTCATTGAGGCACCGATTGAGCATCCTGATATGGTTATTGATGTTGTCATGCAAGATGAGTTAAAGCTAATTGTACCCGCTCTCCATCCTTTAGCTGAGTATGAAGAGGTGGATTTGGACATGGTGTTAGAATACCCCTTTATTCTAAGAGAACGGGGCTCTGGGACACGTCAAGTGATGGAGGATCAACTTCTTAGCAAGGGATATCCGGCAGGAAATCTTCACACGGTGATGGAATTGGGAAGTACAGGTGCGGTGAAGTCAGCAGTGGAGGCGGGACTAGGCATAACGATGTTATCCCCATCATCAGTCAAGCATGAAACAGCACTAGGCTTAGTCAAAATTATTAATATTCGTGATGTGGAGTTTAAGCGGCAGTTCTACGCCATACATTTGAAGTCCACGGTACTGCCTATTCCGGCGGTTACATTCCTTACTTTTTTACAAAATAACACAATATAGTATGGATGATTATAGAGTAAGGGGTGATGGGATATGACAGAAGAACAAGGTCGGTGTGATCTACATACACATACACAAGCATCGGACGGGATGCAGCCACCAGCTGATAATGTTAGGTTGGCGAAAGAAAAGGGACTCTCTGCGATTGCTATTACGGATCATGACACAGTTGCAGGAATTGCAGAAGCTTTAGAAGCGGGGAAGAAATATGGTGTGTCTGTGATCCCTGGTGTTGAAATTAGCACCCGAGCAGAGGGGAAAGACATTCATGTGTTAGGTTACTATGTTGACTATCTAGACGAAACGTTCCTCAAGAGATTAGCTGAGCTCCGAGAAACCCGTCAACTTCGCAATGGTAAAATTCTGAAGCGTCTTCAGGAGCTGGGTATCGCTATAACCTTGGATGAGGTTGTGCTTGGATTAGGGCGTGAACTGAAACCCGATGAAAGCGTGGGTAGGCCTCATATTGCCGATGTTCTAGTTCAGAAAGGATATGCAACGGATATGCGCGATGCATTTGATCGCTACTTAGCCGAGGGAGCAGCAGCTTTTGTGTCTGAGCCACGAATTTCGCCTGAGGATGCATGTATATGGATTCGTGAAGCTGGAGGTGCACCTGTTCTTGCCCATCCTGGATTGTATAAGGATGATGGCTTAGTTAGACAGATTATTAAGAGTGCGAAGCCGGTAGGCATTGAAGTGTATCACTCAGATCATGGGGCTGAAGAGGAAGTGCGTTATCTTGCCCTAGCAGAGGAATGGGGGCTTGTTGTGACTGCGGGCTCAGATTATCATGGGGCCAGACAAGGCGTCGTCTTTCATGGAGATATCGGTAGTGTAACCATCTCTGTAAATGTACTGGGACAACTTCAAGGCCACTAGGTGGTATTAGTGTAAGGATAATAAGAACGATATTAGCATAAAAGAAGCTCTAAGGAGGCGTTCAAGTTGACCGCCCTTAGAGCTTCTTTTTAATTTTTGATGACGCTAGGAAGACGCTTGATTAGCTCTTCATCGGGTGTAATGAATAAAGTTTTCTGGTGATCGTAGATCACAAATCCAGGCTTGGATCCACTTGGCTTACGTACGTGACGGATGAGTGTTGAATCGACAGGCACGCTGCTTGATTCTTTGGCTTGACTGTAATAAGCAGCGAGCTGTGCAGCTTCTTCGAGTGTTGCTTCTCCAAACTCATTGCTCCGAATGACGACATGTGATCCCGGGATGTCTTTCGTATGGAGCCAAGTATCATTCGGACCAGCAAGTTTGTTCGTAACATACTCATTTTGCAAGTTGTTCTTGCCGACGTAAATATCGATGCCTTCTGAAGAAGTGTATACATGTAAGGTTGGCTTGTCGGTTTTCTTCTTCTTTTTATGTGTTTTCTTGCTGCGATCTCGTAAGTATCCTTGTTGTATTAATTCCTCACGAATTTCTTCAATATCGTTCATCGAGGCAAAAGATAATTGCTGAAGCAGCTCATCCATGTAACGAATTTCCTCACGTGTCTTATCCAATTGTTCTCCGATAACGATAAGGCTATTTTTGTATTTGCTATATTTTTTGAAGTAGCGTTGTGCGTTATCTGATGGACCCAATAGAGGATCTAGTGGAACCGTTATTATGGCTTGCTCTTCATCATAAAAGTTGGATAACTGGGCAGATTTATCACCTTTATTCATTGTGTGAAGTGAGGCAAAGATCAGCTCACCCCAAATGCGGTATTGGTCGGCATCTCCTGCATCCGTTAAGTCCTCATTGAGATGATCTAATTTCTTAATATTTTTAGAACGTTCATTGTGGAGGAATCGGAGTAAGTCACTGACCTTTTGTTTGACCGTGTCTCGTTCGGCCTTTTCTCCGTAATAATCTTCCATA
The nucleotide sequence above comes from Paenibacillus sp. IHBB 10380. Encoded proteins:
- a CDS encoding IS256 family transposase, with the translated sequence MNHFTTDLVQALVTKQDVTEVFRSHLESAMNHLLETELTAFLDYEKYDRIGVNSGNSRNGGYCRTLHTEYGDLQLNIPRDRNGEFKQQTVAPYKRSNDTLESFVIHMFQKGVTMTEIADLIEKMYGHHYTPQTISNMTKVMVEHVDAFMKRPLEKRYVCVYIDATYIAVKRETVSKEAVYLAVGIREDGSKEVLAYAIAPTESAYIWKELLHDVKQRGTEQILLFISDGLTGIVNAIQEIYPQAKYQTCCVHLARNIAHKVRVSDRAEICEDFKSVYRSDDEEAGKAALATFCDKWRAAYPKVVKSLQENPYIFTFYSFPKPIWRSIYSTNLIESFNKQIKKYTNRKEQFPNEEALEKFLVSQFESYNQRFATRCHIGFDQARSELLAMFSTKD
- a CDS encoding selenium metabolism-associated LysR family transcriptional regulator, translated to MNFHQLHIFHTVAERGSFSSAAQMLHMSQPAVTMQVQALEEYFGTKLLNRSTKKIELSDAGRALLPYAKRSIELVHEADVAMSSFTFMLQGRLQLGASLTIGEYVLPRILGPFGQQFPHINIMMKVMNTTQIIEEITKHQLNFGLIEAPIEHPDMVIDVVMQDELKLIVPALHPLAEYEEVDLDMVLEYPFILRERGSGTRQVMEDQLLSKGYPAGNLHTVMELGSTGAVKSAVEAGLGITMLSPSSVKHETALGLVKIINIRDVEFKRQFYAIHLKSTVLPIPAVTFLTFLQNNTI
- a CDS encoding PHP domain-containing protein, which gives rise to MTEEQGRCDLHTHTQASDGMQPPADNVRLAKEKGLSAIAITDHDTVAGIAEALEAGKKYGVSVIPGVEISTRAEGKDIHVLGYYVDYLDETFLKRLAELRETRQLRNGKILKRLQELGIAITLDEVVLGLGRELKPDESVGRPHIADVLVQKGYATDMRDAFDRYLAEGAAAFVSEPRISPEDACIWIREAGGAPVLAHPGLYKDDGLVRQIIKSAKPVGIEVYHSDHGAEEEVRYLALAEEWGLVVTAGSDYHGARQGVVFHGDIGSVTISVNVLGQLQGH
- a CDS encoding Rqc2 family fibronectin-binding protein, whose translation is MALDGIVTRAIVQQLQPYKGARINKIYQPNNHDILFNIRSREGNAKLLLSVNPTYPRVQLTERSFLNPQVAPMFCMLMRKHCESGTIEEIEQVGMERIIHITIRQRDELGDVSLKKIIIELMGRHSNIILMDSITGNILDGIHHVTPAISSYRIVMPGVAYTEPPKQNKLNPLEIDKDSFITAYTEGEQEPISWIVDSFSGLSPLIAQDIVLRAEKEEVAEQYNAPLKLWHAFSRVMEHVKNHEFKPVMGANAKGKMVFSAVPLALLGDEYKTYDSISDCMEDYYGEKAERDTVKQKVSDLLRFLHNERSKNIKKLDHLNEDLTDAGDADQYRIWGELIFASLHTMNKGDKSAQLSNFYDEEQAIITVPLDPLLGPSDNAQRYFKKYSKYKNSLIVIGEQLDKTREEIRYMDELLQQLSFASMNDIEEIREELIQQGYLRDRSKKTHKKKKKTDKPTLHVYTSSEGIDIYVGKNNLQNEYVTNKLAGPNDTWLHTKDIPGSHVVIRSNEFGEATLEEAAQLAAYYSQAKESSSVPVDSTLIRHVRKPSGSKPGFVIYDHQKTLFITPDEELIKRLPSVIKN